From the Gallaecimonas mangrovi genome, one window contains:
- a CDS encoding 5-oxoprolinase subunit PxpA, with protein MAHIDFNADLGEGAAFDEELLTLVSSANISCGFHAGNVALTAKTIDLALANGVAIGAHPSFDDKANFGRTNMALSTGEVFDLVLFQCAGFKALVEARGGVLHHVKPHGALYNQAAKDATLALAIAKAVKTLDPAIKLYGLAGSQSLIQAQRVGLSAVSEVFADRRYLADGSLKPRSQAGAVLEHDNDVEAQVLAMVTQGQVTADNGQTVNLAADTLCLHGDNQHALRLAKRLREKLDTLNIAVGAP; from the coding sequence TTGGCGCACATTGATTTTAATGCCGACCTCGGAGAAGGCGCCGCCTTTGATGAAGAGCTGCTGACCCTAGTGAGCTCCGCCAATATTAGCTGCGGCTTTCATGCTGGCAATGTCGCCCTTACCGCCAAAACCATTGATTTAGCCCTGGCCAACGGTGTGGCCATTGGCGCTCACCCAAGCTTTGATGACAAAGCCAACTTTGGCCGCACCAATATGGCGTTAAGCACCGGCGAAGTGTTCGACTTGGTGTTATTCCAATGTGCCGGTTTCAAGGCCTTAGTGGAAGCCAGAGGCGGCGTACTGCACCACGTAAAACCCCATGGTGCGCTCTATAACCAAGCCGCTAAAGACGCCACCTTAGCCCTTGCCATCGCCAAAGCGGTAAAAACTCTGGATCCGGCCATAAAGCTTTATGGCCTGGCCGGTAGCCAGTCGCTTATTCAGGCCCAAAGAGTTGGCCTCAGCGCGGTATCGGAAGTTTTCGCCGACCGCCGCTACCTGGCCGATGGCAGCTTAAAGCCGCGTAGCCAAGCTGGCGCAGTGTTAGAGCACGACAACGATGTTGAAGCGCAGGTGCTGGCCATGGTGACGCAAGGGCAAGTAACGGCTGATAACGGCCAAACGGTTAACCTCGCCGCCGACACCTTATGTTTGCATGGCGACAACCAGCACGCTTTGCGCCTTGCCAAACGGCTGCGCGAAAAATTAGATACGCTCAATATTGCCGTAGGAGCACCTTGA
- the pcp gene encoding pyroglutamyl-peptidase I: MKILLTGFEPFAGEPINPSWEAVKALADYRQSVVSLMLPCVFDKSLEVLGDVARAIEPDIILAVGQAGGRSGISLEKVAINLNDARIADNAGNRPIDTPVIADAPNAYFSTLPIKRLAQALKAQQIDAHVSYTAGTYVCNHLFFGARHLAESLPQKPLAGFVHIPFLPEQAQRHNDAPSMPLDTLVAALTVLVDELLAGGEDITVSAGTTH, encoded by the coding sequence ATGAAAATTCTGCTAACCGGTTTTGAGCCCTTTGCTGGCGAACCTATCAACCCGTCTTGGGAAGCGGTAAAGGCTCTTGCCGACTATCGCCAGTCGGTGGTGAGCCTGATGTTGCCTTGCGTGTTTGATAAAAGCCTTGAAGTACTGGGCGATGTAGCAAGAGCCATCGAGCCCGACATTATCTTGGCGGTAGGCCAAGCGGGTGGGCGCAGCGGTATCAGCCTTGAGAAGGTCGCTATCAACCTCAATGATGCCCGTATCGCTGATAATGCCGGTAACAGGCCCATTGATACCCCGGTTATTGCTGATGCCCCCAACGCCTACTTTTCAACCCTGCCAATCAAACGGTTAGCTCAAGCACTAAAAGCGCAGCAGATAGATGCCCATGTTTCTTACACCGCTGGCACCTACGTCTGTAACCACCTGTTCTTTGGCGCCCGCCACTTGGCAGAAAGCTTGCCCCAAAAGCCACTGGCAGGTTTTGTACACATTCCGTTTTTGCCCGAACAGGCTCAGCGCCATAATGATGCCCCTTCGATGCCGCTCGACACCTTAGTAGCAGCATTAACAGTGTTGGTTGATGAGTTATTGGCAGGCGGCGAAGACATTACGGTGAGCGCAGGCACTACGCATTAA
- a CDS encoding ABC transporter ATP-binding protein: MSEAVIDVRQLSKSVLSADGSDLAILSGVELQVKTGETLAIMGTSGSGKSTLLGLLAGLDQPSAGSVTLAGKNIATLSEDARAALRAEQLGFVFQQFLLIPSLTALENVMMPAELKGDRDARNKASELLQRVGLGQRLGHYPAQLSGGEQQRVAIARAFITNPALLFADEPTGNLDTHTGEHVADLLFALNRDFGTTLILVTHDPVLARRCQRVLALKEGRLEVLDDAA, translated from the coding sequence ATGAGCGAAGCTGTAATCGATGTTCGCCAACTCAGTAAATCCGTTTTAAGCGCCGATGGTAGCGACTTAGCTATTCTCAGCGGTGTTGAACTGCAGGTAAAAACCGGCGAAACCTTGGCGATCATGGGTACCTCTGGCTCCGGTAAATCTACCTTACTTGGTTTACTGGCGGGGTTGGACCAGCCCAGTGCAGGCTCCGTTACCTTGGCGGGCAAGAACATAGCAACCCTGAGTGAAGATGCCCGCGCCGCATTAAGGGCCGAGCAACTGGGTTTTGTTTTCCAACAGTTTTTGTTGATCCCAAGCCTGACCGCCCTTGAAAACGTTATGATGCCAGCCGAGCTTAAAGGCGACCGCGACGCCCGCAATAAAGCCAGTGAGCTATTGCAAAGAGTCGGGCTTGGTCAGCGCTTGGGGCATTACCCCGCGCAGCTTTCTGGCGGCGAGCAGCAACGGGTAGCCATTGCCCGGGCTTTTATCACGAACCCGGCGCTGCTCTTTGCCGACGAACCCACCGGCAACCTTGATACGCACACCGGCGAGCATGTCGCCGATCTGTTGTTTGCCCTTAACCGCGACTTTGGTACCACGCTGATTTTAGTGACTCATGATCCGGTGTTGGCAAGGCGTTGTCAGCGCGTGCTTGCCTTAAAAGAAGG
- a CDS encoding DUF979 domain-containing protein, giving the protein MTFFYILTGILLLGNGVLTALDKNHPRRLPSSLFWSIFGALFILGDWLPPLVCGALVLAMSLLGGLNLVKPKQSDEGSLNSRKAGADRLGNKLFWPALCIPFITLVGALGFPWLKNHGVNVVQGSATLVSLGIACLVSFVLACVLTREPPMQGLKENSRLVDAIGWSLLLPQMLATLGILFAKAGVGEAVASVVGEVLPKGVEFWAIVAYAMGMALFTMVMGNAFAAFPVITAGIGIPFLINDYHGNPAVMSAIGMFSGYCGTLMTPMAANFNLVPAALLELKDRNAVIKAQAPTGLLLLLANIVLLWWLL; this is encoded by the coding sequence ATGACCTTTTTCTACATCCTGACCGGCATCTTATTGCTGGGAAATGGCGTATTAACGGCGCTGGATAAAAACCACCCCCGGCGGCTGCCCTCCAGTCTTTTTTGGAGCATTTTTGGCGCGCTATTCATATTAGGTGACTGGCTGCCACCGCTGGTTTGTGGCGCGCTGGTACTGGCCATGAGCTTGCTGGGTGGCCTTAATTTGGTTAAGCCAAAGCAAAGCGACGAAGGCAGCCTTAACAGCCGTAAAGCCGGTGCTGACCGCCTTGGCAATAAATTGTTTTGGCCAGCCCTTTGTATTCCTTTTATCACCCTGGTAGGCGCTCTGGGCTTTCCTTGGCTAAAAAACCACGGCGTAAACGTAGTGCAAGGCTCCGCCACCTTGGTGAGCTTGGGCATTGCCTGTTTAGTCTCCTTTGTTCTGGCCTGTGTTCTTACCCGTGAGCCCCCCATGCAGGGGCTAAAAGAAAATAGCCGCTTGGTCGATGCCATTGGCTGGTCACTGCTGTTGCCGCAAATGCTGGCAACTTTAGGTATTTTGTTTGCCAAAGCCGGAGTGGGTGAAGCGGTAGCCAGTGTCGTGGGGGAGGTCCTCCCCAAAGGCGTTGAGTTTTGGGCCATTGTCGCTTACGCCATGGGTATGGCGCTTTTCACCATGGTGATGGGGAACGCTTTTGCGGCCTTCCCTGTGATTACTGCCGGTATCGGTATTCCCTTTCTAATCAACGATTACCACGGTAACCCTGCGGTGATGTCGGCCATTGGCATGTTTAGCGGTTACTGCGGCACCCTGATGACGCCGATGGCCGCCAATTTTAATTTGGTACCCGCAGCGCTGTTAGAGTTAAAAGACCGCAATGCGGTGATCAAGGCACAAGCCCCAACCGGCTTGTTGTTGTTGCTGGCCAACATTGTTTTGTTATGGTGGCTGTTATGA
- the pxpB gene encoding 5-oxoprolinase subunit PxpB has translation MTLNWSALGDRALVLTLNNNDTLSQRQLHWLAHQLCGLSGVSETVPGMGNLTLILTSPLVDMATLAEHAIAVWAKRPAEASPGKLHKIAVRYKGPDLHQVAEYAGLSEEDVISRHSQAVYEVSFVGFMPGFAYLTGMDKRLAMPRRAEPRLQVPSGAVAIAGQQTGIYPRQVPGGWQIIGYTDQPLFDVEQTPPALLQPGDQIQFEVSRD, from the coding sequence ATGACGCTTAACTGGTCAGCCCTTGGAGACAGGGCCCTGGTTCTTACCTTGAATAATAATGACACCCTTAGCCAGCGCCAATTGCACTGGCTGGCCCATCAGCTTTGTGGCCTTAGCGGTGTCAGTGAAACCGTGCCCGGCATGGGCAATCTCACCTTAATATTGACCTCACCACTGGTGGACATGGCCACACTGGCAGAGCACGCCATTGCGGTATGGGCAAAGCGCCCAGCAGAAGCAAGCCCAGGCAAACTGCATAAAATTGCGGTGCGTTACAAAGGCCCTGACTTGCACCAGGTAGCCGAATACGCCGGGCTTTCTGAAGAAGACGTTATTAGCCGCCATTCTCAAGCCGTGTATGAAGTGTCCTTTGTTGGCTTTATGCCCGGCTTTGCCTATCTCACCGGTATGGACAAACGTCTCGCCATGCCGCGCCGGGCAGAGCCTCGGCTGCAGGTACCCAGCGGTGCCGTGGCCATTGCTGGCCAGCAAACCGGCATTTATCCACGCCAGGTTCCCGGCGGCTGGCAAATCATTGGTTATACCGACCAACCACTTTTTGACGTGGAACAGACTCCGCCAGCATTGTTGCAACCGGGCGACCAAATTCAGTTCGAGGTGAGCCGTGATTGA
- a CDS encoding 5-oxoproline transporter, DUF969 family subunit: MMDAVNYWPLLGVGVVIIGFAIRANPLLVVTLAGVITGLAAALPFDDILTALGDGFTHTRTLSLILVLPLAVIGLLERNGLREQAGRWISGFKNASAGRLLAMYLLARELSAALGLTSLGGHPQMVRPLLAPMAEGAAGKAFGPLTDQEQQHLRAMAAATDNVGLFFGEDIFVAFGAVMLMHSFLTAKGINVEPMHIALWGLPTALCALLIHGCRVLYLDRQLANGKWRKAP; this comes from the coding sequence TTGATGGACGCCGTGAATTATTGGCCGCTGCTGGGTGTTGGCGTGGTGATTATTGGCTTTGCCATCAGAGCCAACCCGCTACTGGTGGTGACATTGGCCGGTGTTATCACCGGCCTTGCTGCCGCCCTGCCCTTTGATGACATTCTCACCGCCTTGGGTGATGGCTTTACCCACACCCGCACCTTGAGCCTTATTTTGGTGTTACCACTGGCCGTGATTGGTCTTTTAGAGCGCAACGGCCTTCGCGAACAGGCCGGGCGCTGGATAAGCGGCTTTAAAAATGCCTCTGCCGGCCGGTTGCTGGCAATGTATTTATTGGCCCGCGAGCTTAGCGCTGCCCTTGGCCTGACTAGCCTTGGTGGCCACCCGCAAATGGTTAGGCCGTTATTGGCGCCGATGGCCGAAGGCGCTGCCGGCAAAGCTTTTGGCCCGTTAACAGACCAAGAACAACAGCACCTTAGAGCCATGGCTGCCGCTACCGATAACGTTGGCCTGTTCTTCGGTGAAGATATTTTTGTCGCCTTTGGTGCGGTGATGCTAATGCACAGTTTTTTAACCGCCAAAGGCATCAATGTTGAACCTATGCATATCGCGTTGTGGGGATTACCCACCGCACTTTGTGCATTATTGATCCATGGCTGCCGAGTACTCTACCTTGACCGCCAGTTAGCCAATGGCAAGTGGAGAAAGGCGCCGTGA
- a CDS encoding 5-oxoprolinase subunit C family protein, with the protein MIEVLKGGILANIQDGGRPGFRNQGVPASGPMDPLALRVANMLLGKPADATGIEIIFGQTQLRFQKAGWVALTGADLGASFDGKPITPGWRFKVEPGQILHFRQPKHGFRAYLAVSGELNTPKVLGSASFDRGSGFQKPLESGQTLDWQPAGDFKAPLYVRVPEAGRLRVLPGPEYQTFDKLAHGIFWHTNWKITADSNRMGYRLSGPSLHRLVGDEMPSQGVVPGTIQVPANGQPIVLGVDAQATGGYPILGVVISADLWQLGQLGPGRHIQFIPTTPQEARLAWQKQCDYLKHLEQYIGAH; encoded by the coding sequence GTGATTGAAGTATTAAAAGGCGGCATCTTGGCCAACATTCAAGACGGCGGCCGCCCCGGCTTTCGTAACCAAGGTGTGCCAGCCAGCGGCCCGATGGACCCATTAGCCCTGAGAGTTGCCAATATGCTGCTGGGCAAACCAGCCGACGCTACCGGCATTGAAATTATCTTTGGCCAAACTCAGCTGCGTTTTCAAAAAGCCGGCTGGGTTGCGCTAACCGGCGCCGACTTAGGTGCCAGCTTTGACGGTAAACCCATCACCCCTGGCTGGCGTTTTAAGGTGGAACCGGGGCAAATCTTGCATTTTCGCCAGCCCAAACACGGTTTTCGGGCTTATCTGGCGGTTAGTGGCGAGCTCAATACCCCCAAAGTTTTGGGGTCAGCCAGCTTTGACCGCGGCTCCGGTTTTCAAAAACCGCTGGAAAGCGGGCAAACCCTCGACTGGCAGCCGGCAGGGGATTTTAAAGCGCCACTTTATGTGCGAGTGCCAGAGGCTGGCCGCCTGCGGGTATTGCCCGGGCCGGAATACCAAACCTTCGACAAACTGGCCCATGGTATTTTTTGGCATACCAATTGGAAAATCACCGCCGATTCCAACCGTATGGGTTACCGCTTATCAGGCCCCAGTTTGCACCGGTTAGTGGGTGATGAAATGCCGTCCCAAGGCGTGGTGCCTGGCACCATTCAAGTGCCCGCTAATGGCCAGCCTATTGTGCTGGGCGTAGACGCCCAAGCCACCGGCGGTTACCCCATTTTAGGCGTGGTCATTTCCGCCGATCTTTGGCAGTTAGGCCAACTTGGCCCGGGCCGCCACATCCAATTTATTCCCACTACGCCACAAGAGGCGAGGCTTGCCTGGCAAAAGCAATGCGATTACCTCAAGCATTTGGAGCAATACATTGGCGCACATTGA